aaatattcattatcgGATTCATACAAAGGAAAGACCATATTTTTGTGATGTGTGTGGCAAACCCTTTACacataaattaacattaaataatcattatcggattcatacaaatgaaaaaccgtattcttgtgatgtatgtaataaaaaatttactcataaaaataatttaaaagtgcattatcgaattcatacaaatgaaaagccCTATTCTTGCAATGTGTGCAAGAAAAAGTTTtcccagaaaattaatttagaaagtcATTATAGAACTCATACGAAAGAAAAACCGCATTTCTGCACTGTATGTGGTAAAACCTTTGCTCATAAATCaagtttaaataatcattatcgAGTTCATACACTTGAAAAGCCTTATTCTTGTGAGATTTGTAGGAAAGAATTTACTCATAGATCGAATTTGTATATCCATTATCGAACGCATACTAATGAAAAACCGTATTTTTGCAACGTTTGTGGTAAAGAATTTTCtcttcaacaaaatttaaatattcattgtcgaattcatacaaatgaaaaaccatATTCTTGTGATATCTGTCTCAAAGAATTTgtacataaatcaaatttaaatgtgCATTATCGAAATCATAGAAATATGAAACTATATTCGTGTGACGTATATGATGAAGAATTTTCTCAAGAATAACAGAGAAATGGACATTCTatcgttaaatttatttaaacgtaTTTTTTTGTATGCTGATGGAAAATAGAACAGGTTGTTCTCGTGAAATAA
The Argiope bruennichi chromosome 6, qqArgBrue1.1, whole genome shotgun sequence DNA segment above includes these coding regions:
- the LOC129971760 gene encoding gastrula zinc finger protein XlCGF49.1-like, whose product is MAECDENGSKKSTLNIHSRIHTNEKPYECDVCGKKFAHKSTLNIHYRIHTKERPYFCDVCGKPFTHKLTLNNHYRIHTNEKPYSCDVCNKKFTHKNNLKVHYRIHTNEKPYSCNVCKKKFSQKINLESHYRTHTKEKPHFCTVCGKTFAHKSSLNNHYRVHTLEKPYSCEICRKEFTHRSNLYIHYRTHTNEKPYFCNVCGKEFSLQQNLNIHCRIHTNEKPYSCDICLKEFVHKSNLNVHYRNHRNMKLYSCDVYDEEFSQE